Proteins found in one Pontibacter sp. SGAir0037 genomic segment:
- a CDS encoding 4-hydroxy-3-methylbut-2-enyl diphosphate reductase — protein MNVTIDKNSGYCFGVEFAIQMAEDEMETCEELYCLGDIVHNSMEVKRLYEKGLRIIDREQLKNLRDCKVLIRAHGEPPETYKTALENNIELIDASCPVVLKLQNRVKHAYDSNKKDNGQIVIYGQVGHAEVIGLVGQTGDEAIIVTTEEDLDKIDFSRPVTLFSQTTKSTKGFYHIKSLIEERLKEANQGGVVPEFDANDSICRQVSNREPQLAKFSVEHDVIIFVSGKKSSNGKALFSVCKQHNPNSFFVENEEELEEEWFAQAASVGICGATSTPMWLMQQVAARINALDAAVA, from the coding sequence ATGAACGTAACCATAGACAAAAACTCAGGCTATTGTTTTGGCGTTGAGTTTGCTATTCAGATGGCAGAGGATGAAATGGAAACCTGTGAGGAGCTTTACTGCCTGGGCGATATAGTACACAACAGCATGGAGGTAAAGCGGCTTTATGAGAAAGGCCTTCGGATCATAGATCGTGAGCAACTTAAAAACCTGCGCGATTGCAAAGTGCTAATCAGAGCACACGGAGAACCGCCTGAAACCTATAAAACTGCTCTAGAGAATAATATTGAACTGATAGATGCCTCTTGTCCGGTAGTGCTGAAGCTGCAGAACCGTGTAAAGCATGCCTACGATTCTAATAAAAAAGACAACGGACAAATCGTGATTTACGGCCAGGTTGGGCATGCCGAGGTTATTGGTTTGGTTGGGCAGACAGGCGATGAGGCCATTATCGTTACAACAGAGGAAGATCTGGATAAGATAGACTTCTCCCGGCCAGTTACCTTGTTTAGCCAGACCACCAAGAGCACCAAAGGATTTTACCATATCAAATCGCTGATAGAAGAGCGTTTGAAAGAGGCGAATCAGGGAGGGGTGGTGCCGGAATTTGACGCTAATGACAGTATTTGCCGCCAGGTATCGAACAGGGAGCCTCAACTGGCCAAGTTTTCGGTAGAGCACGATGTAATTATATTTGTAAGCGGCAAGAAAAGCTCTAATGGCAAAGCTTTGTTCAGTGTTTGCAAGCAACACAACCCGAACAGCTTTTTTGTAGAAAATGAAGAAGAGCTGGAGGAAGAGTGGTTTGCGCAGGCCGCTTCAGTGGGTATATGCGGTGCTACTTCTACGCCTATGTGGCTTATGCAGCAAGTAGCTGCCAGAATTAATGCTTTAGATGCTGCTGTGGCATGA
- the cmk gene encoding (d)CMP kinase has translation MKKIVIAIDGYSSCGKSTTAKLVAAELGYAYIDTGAMYRAVTLYFLQQHVSLTNPKEVRDALDNIDITFHYNPKSKRNEVFLNGLNVEDEIRKMYISNQVSEVSVVKEVRRAMVAQQQKMGKKRGVVMDGRDIGTAVFPDAEVKIFMSADVETRAMRRQQELLDKKQLVNLNEIRENLQKRDLIDSTREESPLRQAEDAHLLDTSHMTIDEQVEFVLNTVASTIINTEQSVEERG, from the coding sequence ATGAAGAAGATCGTGATCGCTATCGACGGCTACTCCTCATGCGGTAAAAGTACTACTGCAAAGCTGGTGGCTGCAGAACTTGGATATGCATATATAGACACAGGAGCCATGTACAGAGCGGTTACCCTGTATTTTCTTCAGCAACATGTTTCATTAACCAATCCGAAAGAGGTTCGGGATGCACTCGATAATATCGACATCACCTTTCATTATAACCCTAAATCAAAAAGAAACGAAGTGTTCTTAAACGGGTTAAATGTAGAGGACGAAATCCGGAAGATGTATATCTCGAACCAGGTAAGCGAGGTGAGCGTTGTAAAGGAGGTGCGCCGCGCTATGGTGGCACAGCAACAGAAAATGGGCAAGAAGCGCGGTGTTGTTATGGATGGGCGCGATATAGGCACCGCTGTTTTTCCGGATGCGGAAGTAAAGATCTTTATGAGTGCCGATGTAGAAACGCGTGCCATGCGCCGTCAGCAGGAGCTGTTGGATAAAAAACAACTGGTGAATTTAAATGAGATCAGGGAGAACCTGCAAAAACGCGACCTGATCGACTCTACCAGAGAGGAAAGCCCGCTGCGCCAGGCCGAAGATGCACATCTGCTCGATACATCTCACATGACCATTGATGAGCAGGTGGAGTTTGTTTTAAATACAGTGGCATCCACTATTATAAATACAGAGCAATCTGTTGAAGAAAGAGGTTAA
- the ade gene encoding adenine deaminase, translating to MQTDFAVSGRIIDIHNQEIFEGTVQVSNGRIKKIVREATDATHYILPGFVDAHVHVESSMLVPREFARLAVVHGTVATVSDPHEIGNVLGLKGVEYMVENGKEVPFKFYFGAPSCVPATPFETAGAEITAADIEQLFKRDEIKYLAEMMNWPGALNRDPSVMEKIELARRYNKAVDGHAPGLRGEQAAQYASAGITTDHECFTADEALDKLAAGMKILIREGSAAKNFEALIGLLPLYPNEMMFCSDDKHPDNLVEGHINLLVKRALSKGHNLFQVLQAACVNPVQHYKLEVGLLRENDAADFILADNLDNFNVQATYINGELVAANGATRIAFGHSEEINNFHTAPKQPAQFQVLAEEANRIRVIEAFDGQLITKEAWAAPKVESGNIVSDTLQDVLKITVVNRYQNTAPAVAFIKNTGLQRGAIASSVGHDSHNIIAVGVDDESIARAVNLIIEAKGGVSAIDGEQEQLLPLPVAGIMSAADGYKVAEAYSAIDKMSKEMGSKLVSPFMTLSFMALLVIPSLKLSDKGLFNGDTFEFVPVY from the coding sequence ATGCAGACAGACTTTGCCGTTAGTGGCCGCATCATCGATATCCACAACCAGGAAATCTTTGAAGGTACGGTTCAAGTTTCAAACGGAAGGATAAAAAAAATAGTTCGTGAGGCTACCGATGCTACTCATTATATTTTACCGGGCTTTGTAGATGCCCACGTGCATGTAGAAAGCTCTATGCTGGTGCCAAGAGAATTTGCCAGGCTGGCTGTGGTACACGGTACGGTGGCTACCGTTTCCGACCCGCACGAAATCGGGAATGTGCTTGGCCTGAAAGGCGTTGAGTATATGGTAGAGAACGGCAAAGAAGTGCCTTTTAAGTTTTACTTCGGCGCCCCTTCCTGTGTGCCGGCCACACCTTTCGAGACTGCAGGTGCTGAAATTACCGCAGCCGATATAGAGCAGCTTTTTAAGCGCGACGAAATAAAGTACCTGGCCGAGATGATGAACTGGCCCGGAGCACTCAACCGCGATCCTTCTGTAATGGAGAAAATAGAACTGGCCAGGCGGTATAACAAAGCTGTAGACGGGCATGCACCAGGTTTACGCGGCGAGCAGGCTGCCCAGTATGCCTCCGCTGGCATCACCACCGACCACGAATGCTTTACAGCAGACGAGGCACTGGACAAGCTGGCAGCAGGCATGAAAATTTTGATACGCGAGGGAAGTGCCGCTAAAAACTTTGAAGCACTCATCGGCTTACTTCCTTTGTACCCGAATGAAATGATGTTCTGTTCCGACGATAAACACCCCGATAACCTGGTGGAGGGGCATATTAATTTGCTGGTAAAGCGTGCCTTAAGCAAAGGCCATAACCTGTTCCAGGTGTTGCAGGCGGCATGCGTTAACCCTGTGCAGCACTACAAACTGGAAGTGGGCTTACTGCGTGAAAATGATGCTGCTGATTTTATCCTGGCTGATAATCTGGATAACTTTAATGTACAGGCTACTTACATTAACGGCGAGTTAGTAGCTGCAAATGGCGCTACCAGAATTGCATTCGGCCATAGCGAAGAAATTAACAACTTTCACACAGCGCCTAAACAGCCTGCACAGTTTCAGGTTTTAGCAGAAGAAGCAAACAGGATAAGGGTAATAGAAGCATTTGACGGGCAACTGATTACCAAAGAAGCCTGGGCAGCGCCAAAGGTAGAGAGCGGCAATATTGTGTCGGACACGTTGCAGGACGTATTAAAGATAACGGTAGTTAACCGCTACCAGAACACAGCCCCTGCCGTTGCTTTTATAAAGAATACAGGGCTACAGCGTGGAGCTATTGCCTCCTCCGTAGGGCACGACTCCCATAATATTATTGCTGTTGGTGTAGATGATGAAAGTATCGCCAGGGCAGTAAACCTGATTATTGAAGCCAAAGGAGGTGTATCGGCTATTGACGGAGAACAGGAACAACTGCTGCCCTTACCCGTAGCAGGCATTATGTCGGCTGCAGATGGCTATAAAGTTGCAGAAGCTTATTCTGCCATTGATAAAATGAGTAAGGAAATGGGCAGCAAACTGGTTTCGCCATTCATGACACTCTCATTCATGGCTCTTCTGGTGATTCCATCTCTCAAGCTAAGCGATAAAGGCTTGTTTAACGGTGATACGTTTGAGTTCGTACCAGTATATTAA
- a CDS encoding sulfite exporter TauE/SafE family protein: MEGILIFLVGIIVSAFGTIIGFGGGVFMVPILIIFFRFNIETAIGTTMSAMVPGAIVASLFNFRDKSIDYLVGTLIQLPAVAGTIVGAFLVASLPVSELQLAFALFVLAVGIYMFSSRSQKVRVRHTGIMYRMRRAPTSFIRKNKAKQMAYRLNAGLVTIFGFGSGVMAGLFGIGGGFIQTPIMIKLFRIPYQIATSTSLFILVITSCTGLLSHYLLGNVHWNRSLPLIAGFALGALAGNLFKKNRPPIQNIEKLIGIGLFLAGIGVILNLIIKANFGFSF; the protein is encoded by the coding sequence TTGGAAGGAATCCTGATATTTCTGGTAGGTATAATAGTAAGCGCTTTCGGTACGATCATCGGGTTTGGAGGGGGCGTATTTATGGTACCTATTCTGATTATCTTTTTCCGGTTTAACATTGAAACGGCCATTGGCACTACTATGTCGGCTATGGTACCGGGAGCTATAGTGGCATCTTTGTTTAATTTCCGCGACAAAAGCATCGATTATCTAGTGGGTACGCTTATCCAGCTTCCGGCTGTGGCTGGGACCATAGTAGGTGCTTTCCTGGTTGCCTCCCTGCCGGTATCGGAACTACAATTAGCTTTTGCGCTCTTTGTGCTTGCAGTAGGCATCTATATGTTTTCTTCCAGAAGCCAGAAAGTAAGGGTGCGCCATACAGGCATTATGTACCGGATGCGGCGTGCTCCCACTTCCTTTATCAGGAAAAACAAAGCCAAGCAGATGGCTTACCGTCTTAATGCCGGGTTGGTAACTATTTTCGGATTTGGATCGGGCGTTATGGCCGGGCTGTTTGGCATTGGAGGCGGGTTCATTCAAACTCCTATCATGATCAAGCTCTTCCGAATCCCTTACCAGATTGCCACTTCAACTTCTCTTTTTATATTGGTTATTACCAGTTGTACGGGACTGTTGAGCCACTACCTGCTCGGCAATGTGCACTGGAATCGTAGCCTGCCTTTGATTGCTGGCTTTGCTTTAGGGGCACTGGCAGGTAACCTTTTTAAGAAGAACAGACCTCCCATTCAGAATATCGAAAAACTGATCGGGATAGGTTTGTTTCTGGCAGGTATAGGTGTTATCCTGAACCTGATTATAAAAGCTAACTTCGGTTTCTCTTTCTGA
- a CDS encoding response regulator, translating to MKKLTGVLLIDDDDTTNFLNQRLLDRMQVTDNIRTFVNGKQAFDYLYNVSNNNYERTSKEYFQPELIFLDINMPVMDGFEMLDLYERLGKEFRSRIIMTVLTTSTHPQDTESAKKYVAEYITKPLTVEKVSALLDKYFKDKPEEA from the coding sequence ATGAAAAAACTAACGGGTGTATTACTCATTGATGATGATGATACTACTAATTTTCTAAACCAGCGCCTGCTCGACAGGATGCAGGTGACAGATAATATACGCACTTTCGTGAATGGTAAGCAGGCTTTCGATTACTTATACAATGTAAGTAATAATAATTACGAGCGTACCAGTAAAGAATATTTTCAGCCGGAACTAATATTTCTGGATATCAATATGCCTGTAATGGACGGGTTTGAAATGCTTGATTTGTATGAAAGGTTAGGCAAGGAATTCCGCAGCAGGATTATTATGACAGTGCTTACCACTTCTACGCACCCGCAGGATACAGAGAGTGCCAAAAAGTATGTAGCCGAGTATATAACAAAGCCGCTTACGGTTGAGAAAGTAAGTGCGCTGCTGGATAAATACTTTAAAGATAAACCAGAAGAAGCATAA